The Candidatus Delongbacteria bacterium DNA window CGGTATCAGAACTGAGATCGGTAAGCTAATAGAACACCTGGGCTACGGTAACCAGCCTTACCTGGTATATAAACATGCTGATCTGGACCGGGTGCATTTTCATATCGTTTCCACTCGTATCGATTGTGATACTGGTAAAAAAATCAAAGACAGCTATGAGAAGGAAAAGACGCAGCAGTTCATAAAAGGGCTGGAGCAAAAATATCAGCTAACCAAAGATGATACTCAAGAAAAAGTGAACTACCGGTTTTCTGGAGCCAGCAAAAACCTGAAACAAAACTTGGAAAGCTTATTTGGCCAGCTCAACCGGATGGAGTTTATATCCTCCAAAGAACTATATGACCAGGCGCTGGGACTGTTTCAGGTGGAGATTAAAAAAGCAGGTAGGGGTCATTTGGTTTTTGTGACCGATGAAAATGGGAATCCTGTTCGGCATCCGGTAAAGATG harbors:
- a CDS encoding relaxase/mobilization nuclease domain-containing protein, which encodes GIRTEIGKLIEHLGYGNQPYLVYKHADLDRVHFHIVSTRIDCDTGKKIKDSYEKEKTQQFIKGLEQKYQLTKDDTQEKVNYRFSGASKNLKQNLESLFGQLNRMEFISSKELYDQALGLFQVEIKKAGRGHLVFVTDENGNPVRHPVKMSDFEESPKFYLSEKRDMNEKINPTMKSVHEEQDVIIKGILKSMVLKELLWQMQARTDEYRGKRNKIKKQYTKRIRNKHM